The genomic DNA CAACGAGCGTGCAGGCACGGGACGGGGGGGACATCCATCGCTGCGTCGCCGCGGGTGCCGTGCGCTATCAGGACCGGCCCTGCGCGGTTGATGAGGCCGGCGGGCAATGGCGGCCGCACGATGGCGGCGCTGCGGCCCGTCAGGCGGGAGCAACGCCCAACGCGGCGCGGCGCGCCGCCGTTACCCGCAAGCGCGGTGCACGTGTGCAATCGCGCGGCCAGGCGGCGCTGATCACCCTCCAGCGCGATCCCGATGCCTGCAGGCGGATGCAGCGCCTGCGCGAGCAGGCCTTGCGTCGTGCACTGCGGCGACCGGACTACCTCATGCAGCGCGGCTGGGACGATCGCGTGCGCGAGGCCTGTCGCTGAGGATGCCGCGGCCTCCACGATTCAGGCGGGTCCTATAGGGGCCTACGTCAGGTCTGAATATCGTGGATGGTCCTTTCCCAACGCCCGCAGCGCTGCGTCGGCCGCGCTGCTCCCGCGCGCGACCGCGGCCCCGCCCCCTTGTTATGAGCCCCTTGCTGCGATCCATCATGGCGCGCCTTCAGCCCCTGCAGGACACGTGCGCCGACGACGAGGACCTGCGCGCGCTGCGCAGCCATCCGCGCCGGCTGCTGCTGATCGCCGGCGCGTTGCTGAGCGTCCTGCTGCTGGCGGCGCTGGCGACGGCGGTGTGGCTGCATGCGCGCAGCTACGAGGAAAATCGGCTGCAGGCGTTCATCCGTGCCCGGACCGCGTTGGAAGCGCAGCTGACCCGGCATGACGCGAGCTACGCGCGTCTGGTCAACATGACCGAGTACGCGTGGCGGCATCGGACGGACCGCGACCCGGCGGTACTGGAAGCAGAGACCCGGCGTTACGTGGCCGACGGCCAGACGCTGCGGTTGCAGCAGGGTGCGCAGGACACCCCGCAGCTCGTGCTGGGGCTGGGGACCGATCACTGGCCCGCAGAGCGGCTGCATCGCTACCTGGCGCTGGCACGCACCATGTCGGTCATCACGCGGATGGCGTTCAACGGACCCGGTGCGGAAGCCGCGGGCGCTGCCTACTTTCTGGACCCCACCGGGCATCTGGTCGTGATCAACGAAGGGCTGGACGACAGCGGCACCGGCATCGCGAGCGCCGAGCGTGATCGCCAAAGCACGTTCAGCCAGCTACGGGCCTATGCCCACCTGCTACCGCCGGCCTCGGCGGCTGATACGGTCCCCGCGCTGCGTGCCAGCCACGGCCGGGGGGAGGCGCGCATCGGCTCTGCCGCACACCCGGTGACCGGGCGGGCGTCGCTGGTCACCGTGTTTCCCGCGCACGACGGCCGACGCGGACTGGGTGTCTTCGTGGCGTTCGAGCCGACCGCGGGGCTGGCGCAGGTTCTGCGTGAGGCCAGTGACAGCAACCTGCAGGTGATGGCGCCCAACGGAGAAGTCATCCTGGGATCGCGCAGCGCAGCGTCCGATGGCGTGGTCGGCACCCTGCACGATGCCGGGATCTGGTCACATCCGGACGACGGCATCGTCAAGTGCCGTCGGAACGGCCGCAGGGTGATCGCTTCATTGGTCACGGGCACGGACTGGGCCCTGGTGACCACCGTTGGCTGGCGCGACATGCTGGCTGACGGAACGCCCATGCTGTGCCTGGCGCTAGCCCTGTGGGCGGGCTTGATGGCAGGCCTGTGGGGGCTGCTGGCGTGGGTGGACCGGCAAGTGCTGGCCCCCGCTGCTGCGCGCGCCATGCAGGTGTACGCGAACGAAGCCCTGTTCCGTTCGTTGATCCAGATGACGCCGGCAGGACTCTGCCTGGTGGACATCGAGCAGCGCGTGCCGCAGGTGCAGAACGAGCTGGCGCGCCGCTATGCCGGTGCCGCCGAACGGTCCGGGGTCGCGCTGTACGATGCGCTGGTCGACGGATACGCGGAGGCGGTTTCGCGTCGTGACGAGAACCTGGACATCCGCGAGTTCCAGATCTTCTACCCAGGCGGCCGGGGCGCGGTGGCGACGCACCTGCTCGTCAACGCCACGCCGCTCTTCGACAGTGCAGGCAGGGTGCTGCTGTGTACCCTGCAGGACCTGACCGCGAGGGTGGAGCTGCAGGTGCAGAAAGACCAGTTGCGCGATGAAGCCGAGGCGGCGCACCGCGCCCGGTCCCGGTTCCTGGCGGCCATGAGCCATGAGATACGCACACCGCTGCACGGCATCCTGGGCCATCTGGAACTCTTCGCACGCTCGCAGCTGGATATCGAACAGCGTGCGCGCCTGGGCCGCATCACCCAGTCCGCCGATTCGCTCCTGCTGATCATCAACGACGTACTGGACCTGGAGCGTGCTGCATCCGGCCGACTGGAGCTGGACAGCGCCGTGTTCGAGCCGGCCCTGCTGCTGGAGCGGGTGGCGCTGCTGTACGCGCCGTTGTCGCAGGGCAAGGGCGTGGACCTGGACCTGCTGGTCGATGGGTCGTTGGCGCCACGGTACATCGGTGCCGCGGACCGGGTCGAGCAGGTGCTGCGCAACCTCGTCAGCAACGCCGTCAAGTTCACCGCGTCGGGTCGGATCGAGATCCGGGCCGTTTCCTCTCGGCATCCCCATTGCCTGCGGCTGGAAGTCGCCGACTCCGGGGTCGGCCTCAGCGGGGTGCAACAGCGCAGGCTGTTCGAGCCGTTCGCGCAGGCAGATGCCTCCATTGCCGGCCGTTTCGGAGGCTCCGGCCTGGGGCTGACGCTGTCCCGGCAGCTCTGTCATCTGATGGGCGGTGAGATCGATGTACACAGCACGCCGGGGGTGGGCAGCGTGTTCGGTTTCGATATCCAGGCACAGGCCGTGGAAACAACCGCTGACGCTGCGCCTCCGCTGCAGGGGCGCGATGTGCTGCTGTATTCCACCACCGTGACGTGGCGCGATGAGCTTGCCCGTCGTCTGCGTGCCTGGGGCGCCAAGGTGGTGGTGCTGGAATCGCTGCAGCAGATCGAGGCCGTGGCGTCATGCCGCGCACTGCCGTTGGTGATCTTCGAGCGGAACCAGCGTGCGGCACGAGGAACGGTGGATGGATTCCGTGGATTCCGTGGACGGATCGTGCGGGTGCGCGGCGATGGGCCGCTGCGCGCCGCTGGGCCCCCCGGCGACCTGCGGGTGTCGGCGTACTCGGCCGCCGCGCTGCTGGAGGCGCTGCAGGCTGACACTGCGGATGAAGGCATCGACGGCACAGCGGATCCGGGCGGCGACATGGAAACCCCTGCGACGATGAGCTAGATTCGACGCGCGCAGACGCGCACGAGGAACTGCCTTGGACCCGCTGTCATCCACCCTGGGAACGACCGTGCAGGCACGCCCGTCGCTCGCTTCACTGCGCCGCCACCAGCGTCGCCTGCTGTTCGGCGGTGGGGGGCTGGTCAGCCTGCTGATCGTGGCGACGCTACTGATGGCGGTGTTTTCGGACGTCGATACGTTCCACGCCGAAGAACGCCAGCGCTTCGTCGACGCGCGCTCGGCGGTCGACTACTTCCTGTTCCAGCGCGATCGCGCCTACGCCAGCAACATCAATGGCAGCGAGATGATGTGGAATACCCAGCAGCCGAGGCTGAAAACGCTGGGCGCGCCATTGGCTGACCGTTTTCTGGCCAACGGCGGGCAGCTGCTGGTGCGCGCCGAAGGGCGCACGGCGGTGCCGTGGCTGGTGCTGGGGGCGAAGGACAATCCGGTGCCGCGGCCGCTGCTGGATGCCTACATGGGCATCATGCATGAGTACTCGGTGTACACGGCAGCATCGGTGGCCGCGCTGCGGTCGGTGGGACCGGTCACGATGTATTTCTACGAACCGAAGCGCCGGCTGCTGGCCGTGTCCGGTGTCACCGACGAGGCACAGCTGCTGCGTGCCCTGCGGGTCAGCGGCCGCGAAGAAGCCTTTACCCGCTTGCTGGCGACCGAAGCACGGGCGCTGCGCATGCGTCCCGCCGTCGGCCCGGTGCAGAGCGCAGCGGGCGGAGGCCGCATGCTGTCGACCTTCGACGCCAATCCCATCACCGGCCAGCCTTCTCTGGTTGCGCTGCAGTTGCTGCAGCAGGGCCGCGAACCGATCCTGCGTCGGGTGGCGTTCGAGCCGGTGGACACCATCAAGGCACGGCTGGACGCGCGGGAGTCGGGCGCCTATACGGTCATTACCGACGACGGCCGCACGGTGCTGCGCAGTGCCGGTGCGGCTACTGCCATCGCGCCCGCGTTGGCCAGGCGCGTGAAAGACGAGGCGGGAAAGGCCGATGTCCGGTTCTACCAGGATGGCCAGTTCGTGGTGGCCGGTCCGGTGGCGGCAGTGGACTGGCGCATCCTGCATACCTATGGCTGGGGCGACCTGTGGCACGACAAAGGCCACCGGCTGTTGGCCCAGCTGCTGGCGGCGACGCTGATCCTCGCCGCGTTGTGGTGGGTGTTGCTGCGGCTGGATCGGCGCGTCTTCATGCCTGCGCTGGCAGATGCGTGGCGGGTGTACGAAAGTGAAGCACTGAGTCGCGTCATCATCGATACCTCGCCGGTCGGCCTGGTGCTGATCGATCCGGAAAGTGGTGAGCCGCTGGTGCAGAACGAGCTAGCCCGGCAGATGGCGGATGCGGCAGCGACGGTGGACGGGCAGACCTTGCATGCGGCGCTGGCGGATAAAGTGCAGGCCGATGCGGCTAGCGGTCAGCCGGTGCGGGAGTTTCTCTGGAGCGCGCCGGTCGCCACGCCGGACCAGCCTGCGCTCAGACTCCAGGTGGCCATGGCATTGGCTGCGTACCGCGACCGTGCCGTGTGGGTGTGCGCGTTGCGCGATGTGACCGCTCAAGCGGAGCTGGAGCAGACGCTGCGGAGTGCGCGACACGATGCGGAACGTGCGCGCGCTGCCGCCGAATCGGCATCGCGGGCCAAGTCGGCGTTCGTCGCCACGATGAGCCACGAAATCCGCACCCCGCTCAATGGCGTGCTGGGGCACCTGGAGCTGCTGGCGCGTTCGCCGATGCAGCCGGCGCAGCGCGAACGGGTGGAGCGTATCCGTCTTTCGGCCGATGCGCTGCTCGGCATCATCAGCGACGTGCTGGACTTTTCCAAGATCGAGGCCGGGCAGCTGGACATCGATCCGGTCGCCTTCACGCCGCGGCCGCTGATCGAGCAGGCGGCGCTGCTGTTTGCCCCGGAAGCCCAGCGCAAGGGCGTCAAAATGTTCTACGCCATCGCCCCAGAGCTCGAGCGCACGTTCCAGGCGGACATGCACCGCATCCGCCAGGTGCTGAACAACCTGCTTGGCAATGCGGTCAAGTTCACCGAGTCGGGCCGCATCGTGGTACGCGCGCAGTTGCTGGAGCGTCCGCCCGGTGCCGCGCCGATGCTGCGCCTGCAGGTGGTCGACTCCGGGATCGGCCTGGGCGAGGAGGCATTGGCGCAGTTGTTCCAGCCCTTCCAGCAGGCGGATGCGAGCATCTCGCGGCGCTATGGCGGCAGTGGCCTAGGGCTGGCGCTGTGCCAGCAGCTGGCCCGGCTGCTGGGCGGCAGCATCCGCGCAGAAAGCACCCTGGGCGTCGGCAGCGTCTTCACCTTCGAGGTGCCCGTGCAGCCGGAGGGGGCCCCGGTCAGCAGCGCACAGCCGCTGCGCGGCCGTCGCATCACGCTGCTGTCGGCGGCAGCGGAGTGGCGCCATGAAATCGCGGGACTTCTGCAGCGCTGGGGTGCGGAGGTCACGGTGCTGGAGCAGCCCCCCTTGCAGCCGTTGCCGCACGCCGATACCACGCTTCTGCTGTTCGGCGAGCGGCGCGCCTGGACGGCAGACGAGGAGAATGCGCTGGCGGCGCTGCATCGTGATGTTGTCCGCGCGTCTCCGAATGGGCCCTTGTCGCCGCAGCGGATGGACGATGGCGTGCATGTCAGCAGCTACGCGGCCGACGCGCTGCTGCGGGCATTGAATGATACTGTCGAGGGGGAGCCCGCCGTCGTCGCCGCAGCACCTGTTGGCGCGATGCAGGCGGCGCAGGGACGCGTGCTGCTGGTCGAAGACAATGCGGTGAACCGTGAGCTGATCCAGCAGCAGCTGGAGACACTGGGCCTGAGCGTGGACACCGCAGAGAACGGCAGTGACGGCCTGCTTGCCTGGCGCCCCGATGTACACCTGGCTGTCCTCACCGACATCAACATGCCGGTGATGGACGGTTACGCGCTGGCGCGCGCGCTGCGCGCGCGCGACAGTGCCGTGCCGATCCTGGCAATCACCGCGACTGCGCTTGCCAGCGAGCGCGAGCGCTGTCGCGCGGCGGGCATCAGTGACCTGCTGCTGAAGCCGATGAACCTGGACACACTGGCGCGCGCGCTGGAACCCTACCTTGTGGCAAGTGCGCCTGCGGGCCCGCGTGAGGGTGGGCGGGTCGCGCCGCAGGCGAGCGATGCGGACCCGCCGCCGATGGTCCTGCCGGATGCATTGCGCCGCACCTTCGTGACCAGCACGTTTGATGACCTGCAGCGGATCGCGCAAGCGCGTCTCGCAGAGGACCACGACGGCCTGCTCGATCGCCTGCATGCCGTGAAAGGTGTGCTGATGATGCTGGGGCATCGCGCGCTGGGGACCCGCTTCGGCGTCATGGAGGGGCAGTTGCGTGACGGCGTAGCCGTCGATGGCGTCGCACTCGATGCAGCGCTGTCCGATCTGCGTGCACTGGTGGACCAGCACGCCGCGCAGCTTCCGCCGACCGCGCAGGACAGCTGATGGAGCGGACCGGGCCGGCGGTCCGCTCAGCCTGCAGCGGGAGCGTCCAGGCCAAGTTCAACCGCATATTTGAACAGGTCGGCATCACGCTCCACGCCCAGCTTGGCCATGCCATTGACCTTCTGCGTGCTGATGGTCTGCTTGCGCCTGTCCAGTTGCTCGGCAATGGCGTTGATGCTCATGCCCCCCACGAACAGGCGCAGCACTTCGCGCTCCCGTGGTGAAAGTGGCACGGTACTGCGCTGGCTGCTGCGCGCCGGCAACAGCGGGGCCACGCTGGGAGACAGATAGCGTCTGCCTACATGCGCGGCCATGATGGCGGCCGCCACGTGCGAGACATCGTCCCCCTTGCTCAGGATGTGGTTGACGCCGGCGTCATACAGCGCCTGGACGACAGCGGTCTGGTCCAGTCCGGTGAACACGGCGATCTGCAGCTCGGGATAGCGCGAACGCAGCAGCTGCAGCAGCTGCAGACCATCGCCGTGCTCGCCCTGGGGCATCGCGAAATCGGTGACCACGACATCGCACGGGTGCGCATCGAGCAGGGCGATGAGCTCGGTGGAGTTGGCGGCAGAACCAACGTGGACGATCGCCGGTACGGTATCAAGTGCCGCTTCGATGGCCATCCGGATCAGGGGGTGGTCGTCGGCTATGGCTACACGGATCGAGTTATCGACCATTCTGGACTCCAGCTCTCATCGGGGGGGCAGCCTGCAGACGGGCAGCGGCGCAACTATATGCCAGCTTCGTGCCGAGGTGGCATATAGTGGCCGCCGTACCCCATCCTGGACGGGCTGCAGACGTGAAACTCCGAATCGTGATTGCCGATGATCATCCCGTGCTGCTGGCGGGCATCGCCCACCTGTTGCAGGGCCAGCCCGGGCTGGACCTGGTGGGCATGGTCAAGGATTCCACGGCGCTGGTCGATCTGGTCAGCAGCAGCAGCGTGGACGTTGTGGTGTCAGATTTTTCGATGCCGCATGGTCGCTACGGTGACGGCATTGCCATGCTGCGTTTTCTGCAGCGACGTTTCCCGAAGACCCGGCTGGTCGTCCTGACCGGCATGGAAAGTCCCCTGGTGCTGAGGAACATTCTGGCGGCGGGCGTCCGCTGCATCGTCAGCAAGAGCGATCCGCTGGACCACCTGTTGCCGGCCGTGCGCATGGCAGCGGCGAACGGCGCGTATCAATCGCCCGAGGTAGAGTCCCGGTTGGCCGTCGAACCTGACATGGCCGATCACGGCGCGGTGTTGTCCAAGCGCGAGAACGAAGTGCTGCGCATGTATGCCGAAGGGCTCTCGGTGATCGAGATCGCCGAGCGCATCGGTCGCAGCCGCAAGACCGTCAGTACGCAGAAGGTTGCCGCCATGCGCAAGCTCAACCTCGCCACCGACGCAGAAGTCTTCCACTACGCCATCGCACATGGGCTGGTCAACGCGTCGCAACAAGCGCGGGCCAAAGCAGTCGAGTCGGAGTAGGCCCTGCATGGGATTCAGCTGGGTCCGATGCGTCCACGCTGCGGCGATGGGTATCGTGATGGGCTCCGCTTTGATCTTCCGGTGTCAATGTGTTTCCCCTGCCTCCTGTCAGCGTTGTGCTGTTGTTGGAACAGTTCGCTGATCTGGCGATGGTGGAGCAGTCCACGTTCCTCGACACGCTGAACATCTATCTCTACACCTCGCCGCAGCAGCGCAGGCGTATGCGCGAAGCCTGGCGCGAAACGGCGGAGGTGCTGCCGGTCACGGAGGACCCCGACGCCGTCCGTTGAGCCTGCACCGTAGACGATGACGGCGCCCCTGGGGCGCCGTCGGCATGCATCATGTCGGTGGAACGGAAACCCGC from Stenotrophomonas sp. 169 includes the following:
- a CDS encoding response regulator transcription factor, which encodes MVDNSIRVAIADDHPLIRMAIEAALDTVPAIVHVGSAANSTELIALLDAHPCDVVVTDFAMPQGEHGDGLQLLQLLRSRYPELQIAVFTGLDQTAVVQALYDAGVNHILSKGDDVSHVAAAIMAAHVGRRYLSPSVAPLLPARSSQRSTVPLSPREREVLRLFVGGMSINAIAEQLDRRKQTISTQKVNGMAKLGVERDADLFKYAVELGLDAPAAG
- a CDS encoding hybrid sensor histidine kinase/response regulator, whose amino-acid sequence is MDPLSSTLGTTVQARPSLASLRRHQRRLLFGGGGLVSLLIVATLLMAVFSDVDTFHAEERQRFVDARSAVDYFLFQRDRAYASNINGSEMMWNTQQPRLKTLGAPLADRFLANGGQLLVRAEGRTAVPWLVLGAKDNPVPRPLLDAYMGIMHEYSVYTAASVAALRSVGPVTMYFYEPKRRLLAVSGVTDEAQLLRALRVSGREEAFTRLLATEARALRMRPAVGPVQSAAGGGRMLSTFDANPITGQPSLVALQLLQQGREPILRRVAFEPVDTIKARLDARESGAYTVITDDGRTVLRSAGAATAIAPALARRVKDEAGKADVRFYQDGQFVVAGPVAAVDWRILHTYGWGDLWHDKGHRLLAQLLAATLILAALWWVLLRLDRRVFMPALADAWRVYESEALSRVIIDTSPVGLVLIDPESGEPLVQNELARQMADAAATVDGQTLHAALADKVQADAASGQPVREFLWSAPVATPDQPALRLQVAMALAAYRDRAVWVCALRDVTAQAELEQTLRSARHDAERARAAAESASRAKSAFVATMSHEIRTPLNGVLGHLELLARSPMQPAQRERVERIRLSADALLGIISDVLDFSKIEAGQLDIDPVAFTPRPLIEQAALLFAPEAQRKGVKMFYAIAPELERTFQADMHRIRQVLNNLLGNAVKFTESGRIVVRAQLLERPPGAAPMLRLQVVDSGIGLGEEALAQLFQPFQQADASISRRYGGSGLGLALCQQLARLLGGSIRAESTLGVGSVFTFEVPVQPEGAPVSSAQPLRGRRITLLSAAAEWRHEIAGLLQRWGAEVTVLEQPPLQPLPHADTTLLLFGERRAWTADEENALAALHRDVVRASPNGPLSPQRMDDGVHVSSYAADALLRALNDTVEGEPAVVAAAPVGAMQAAQGRVLLVEDNAVNRELIQQQLETLGLSVDTAENGSDGLLAWRPDVHLAVLTDINMPVMDGYALARALRARDSAVPILAITATALASERERCRAAGISDLLLKPMNLDTLARALEPYLVASAPAGPREGGRVAPQASDADPPPMVLPDALRRTFVTSTFDDLQRIAQARLAEDHDGLLDRLHAVKGVLMMLGHRALGTRFGVMEGQLRDGVAVDGVALDAALSDLRALVDQHAAQLPPTAQDS
- a CDS encoding response regulator transcription factor — protein: MKLRIVIADDHPVLLAGIAHLLQGQPGLDLVGMVKDSTALVDLVSSSSVDVVVSDFSMPHGRYGDGIAMLRFLQRRFPKTRLVVLTGMESPLVLRNILAAGVRCIVSKSDPLDHLLPAVRMAAANGAYQSPEVESRLAVEPDMADHGAVLSKRENEVLRMYAEGLSVIEIAERIGRSRKTVSTQKVAAMRKLNLATDAEVFHYAIAHGLVNASQQARAKAVESE
- a CDS encoding ATP-binding protein, giving the protein MARLQPLQDTCADDEDLRALRSHPRRLLLIAGALLSVLLLAALATAVWLHARSYEENRLQAFIRARTALEAQLTRHDASYARLVNMTEYAWRHRTDRDPAVLEAETRRYVADGQTLRLQQGAQDTPQLVLGLGTDHWPAERLHRYLALARTMSVITRMAFNGPGAEAAGAAYFLDPTGHLVVINEGLDDSGTGIASAERDRQSTFSQLRAYAHLLPPASAADTVPALRASHGRGEARIGSAAHPVTGRASLVTVFPAHDGRRGLGVFVAFEPTAGLAQVLREASDSNLQVMAPNGEVILGSRSAASDGVVGTLHDAGIWSHPDDGIVKCRRNGRRVIASLVTGTDWALVTTVGWRDMLADGTPMLCLALALWAGLMAGLWGLLAWVDRQVLAPAAARAMQVYANEALFRSLIQMTPAGLCLVDIEQRVPQVQNELARRYAGAAERSGVALYDALVDGYAEAVSRRDENLDIREFQIFYPGGRGAVATHLLVNATPLFDSAGRVLLCTLQDLTARVELQVQKDQLRDEAEAAHRARSRFLAAMSHEIRTPLHGILGHLELFARSQLDIEQRARLGRITQSADSLLLIINDVLDLERAASGRLELDSAVFEPALLLERVALLYAPLSQGKGVDLDLLVDGSLAPRYIGAADRVEQVLRNLVSNAVKFTASGRIEIRAVSSRHPHCLRLEVADSGVGLSGVQQRRLFEPFAQADASIAGRFGGSGLGLTLSRQLCHLMGGEIDVHSTPGVGSVFGFDIQAQAVETTADAAPPLQGRDVLLYSTTVTWRDELARRLRAWGAKVVVLESLQQIEAVASCRALPLVIFERNQRAARGTVDGFRGFRGRIVRVRGDGPLRAAGPPGDLRVSAYSAAALLEALQADTADEGIDGTADPGGDMETPATMS